The following is a genomic window from Roseitalea porphyridii.
ACAGGCTGATCATCGACGTGCGGCGCGCCGACCAGGAGACCTTCCAGGCCGCCATGCTCGACACGATGGCGACCAGTTCCATCGTCGCGCGCAGCACCAAATCCGACCGTCTCGGCGCGATCCCGCTCGCCACCAGCACGGGCGACGGCCCCTTCACGATCGTGCTCGACGCCGGCCATGGCGGCATCGACAGCGGCGCCGTCGGTGTCGGCGGCACGCGCGAAAAGGATGTGGTCCTCAAGTTCGCCCGCCAGATGCGCGCCGAGCTCGAGGAAGTGCCGGGCGTGCGCGTTGTGATGACGCGCGAGGACGATATCTTCATCCCGCTCGACGAGCGCGTCCGCTTTGCGCGTCAGCACAGCGCCGACCTGTTCGTGTCGCTCCATGCGGATTCGGTGCGCCAGTCCTATGTGCGCGGCGCCACCGTCTACACGATATCCGATCGCGCCTCGGATTCGGTGGCCGCCGAGATCGCCGAATCGGAGAACCTGTCCGATTCGATCGCCGGTATCGTGCGCGAGGACGAACGCAGCCCCGTCACCGATATCCTGGTGGATCTTGCCCGGCAGGAAACGCTGGGCTTTTCCGTGCAGTTCGCGCGGCTCGCCGTCTCGCACATCTCGCGCACCTCGCGCATCATCAACAATCCGCACCGGTTCGCCGGTTTCCGCGTCCTGCGTGCGCCCGACGTGCCTTCGGTGCTGGTCGAACTTGGCTATCTGTCCAATCGCGAAGACGAAAAGCTGCTCAACCGGCCCGAATGGCGTGCCGCGCTTGCCGAGGAACTTGCCGCCGCGGTGACCGAATTCGCCGAACTTTCCGGCCGGCGGCTGGTCGCGGGTACCGACGCGCCGGCGGAGTGATCGCGGGTTCCGGCCTGATGGGTGCGGCGCGTAACCGTTACGCGGGATTTCGGCGCCGCTCACGCGCCAATGCGCTGAAATCTCTGCTATGATGGCGACTGCCATGTTGATGTCGCATTGTGCCCGCAGCGCTAGCGGCAAGGGGGCGTATCGGTGCCTCGCAAGGGCATCGCAACGGGATAGACAGACACGATGATTCGACTGTTGGGATATTTCTTCGGGATCGGCCTGGCCGCCTTTCTGCTCGTGGCGGCCGGCGTGATCATCTATATCGGCGATCTCGCCGAGGAATTGCCCGACTACGAGGTTCTGGCGCGTTACGAGCCGCCTGTCACCACGCGGATGTATTCCGTCGACGGCCAGCTGATGGGCGAATTCGCCCGCCAGCGCCGGCTGTTCCTGCCGATCCAGGCCGTGCCCGACCGCGTCAAGGCGGCGTTCCTGTCGGCCGAGGACAAGAACTTCTACAACCATTCCGGCGTCGATTTTCTTGCACTGGCGCGCGCCATGGCGACCAACGCGGAGATCGTGTTCACCGGCGGCGACCGCCGGCTCGTGGGCGGCTCGACCATCACCCAGCAGGTGGCCAAGAACTTCCTTCTGTCGTCGGACCGGACGATCGACCGCAAGGTCAAGGAAGCTCTGCTGTCGTTCCGGATCGAGCAGGCCTATTCGAAGGACCGTATCCTCGAACTCTATCTGAACGAGATCTTCTTCGGCGCCGGCTCCTACGGCATCGCCGGCGCCGCGCTGACCTATTTCGGCAAGGCGGTCAACGAACTCGACCTGCACGAGGCGGCCTATCTGGCCGCGCTGCCCAAGGCGCCGTCCAACTATCATCCGTTCGACGACACCGAAGCCGCGCTGGCCCGCCGCAACTGGATCATCGATCGCATGGTCGAGAACGGCTATGTCGAGCTGGAAGCGGCCGAGATCGCCAAGGACCAGCCGCTGGGCGTCAATTTCCGCCGCTCGGGTGACTTCGTCTTCGCGTCCGAATATTTCACCGAGGAAGTGCGCCAGCAGATCATCGAGCGCTACGGCACCGATGCGCTCTACGAGGGCGGCCTGTCGGTCCGCACCACGCTCGATCCGGACATGCAGGACGAGGCGCGCAAGGCGTTGCAGGATGCGCTGGTCGACTTCGACCGCGACTGGGGCTGGCGCGGCGCGGTCGGCCAGATCGACATCTCCGGCGACTGGGGCCCTGCGCTGGGCGAGTTCGACCTGCTGCGCGACGTGCCCGACTGGACCCTCGCGGTCGTCCTCGCCACCGGCGAGGAGGGCGTGCAGATCGGCCTTCGGCCCGACCGCAAGCTCGAGGGCGGTGTCGTCGACGATCGCGCCGTCGGCACCATTCCGGCCGGCGATTTCGAATGGGCCTACCGGCTGCGCGACGATGACGGAACCCGCCGCGCCGAAAGCATGGACGAGGTGATCTCGCCCGGAGACGTCGTCTACGTGTCCGCGCGGACCGGCGAAGATGCGGCCGAAGGGACCTATTCGCTGCAGCAGGTGCCGGAGGTTTCTGGCGCGCTCGTCGCCATGGATCCCAACACGGGCCGCGTGCTCGCCATGGCCGGCGGCTTCTCCTTCTATGAGAGCCAGTTCAACCGCGCCACGCAGGCCTACCGGCAGCCCGGCTCGTCGTTCAAGCCGTTCGTCTACGCGGCCGCGCTCGACAATGGCTACACGCCCGCCTCGGTGATCATGGACGCGCCGATCTCGATCGTTTCGGGCGGCGAGGTGTGGGAGCCGAAGAACTATGACGGCTCGGTCGCGGGGCCTTCGACGCTGCGCCTGGGGATCGAACGCTCGCGCAACCTGATGACGGTGCGGCTCGCCCAGGACATGGGCATGCAGCTCGTCTCCGAATATGCCGAGCAGTTCGGTGTGTATGACGACCTGTCGCCGGTCCTGGCGATGGCGCTCGGCGCCGGCGAGACGACCGTGCTGCGCATGGTCTCTGCCTATGCCGTGCTCGCCAATGGCGGCCGGCAGATCCAGCCCTCGATGATCGACCGCATCCAGGACCGCTACGGCAAGACCGTCTACAAGCAGGACAGCCGCCAGTGCGAGGGGTGCGACGCCAACCAGTGGCTCGGCCAGGACGAACCGCAACTGGTCGACACGCGCGACATCGTGCTCGATCCGATGACCGCCTATCAGATGACCTCCATGATGGAAGGCGTCGTTCAGCGCGGCACCGCGACGATCCTGCGCGAACTGGGCCGGCCGATCGCCGGCAAGACCGGCACCACCAATGACTACAAGGATGCCTGGTTCATCGGCTACACGCCCAATCTCGTCACCGGCGTCTTCATCGGCTTCGACCAGCCGACGCCGATGGGCCGGGGCGCGACCGGCGGTGGGCTTGCCGCGCCGGTCTTCAAGACCTTCATGGCGTCGGTTCTCGAGGACCGGCCGATGACGGACTTCAAGATTCCCGAGGGCATGACGCAGATCCAGATTGACCGGAAGACCGGCATGCGCGCCGAGGGCGGCGACCTGATCGTCGAGGCCTTCAAGCCCGGCACCGGACCCGCCGACAGCTACTTCGTGATCGGCGC
Proteins encoded in this region:
- a CDS encoding N-acetylmuramoyl-L-alanine amidase — encoded protein: MERPDQCGPGSPAGAMRRLAALLCAALVSLALSTMAALAAFDAPVAIDVRAAGDDEASRLIISFDRPVSVDHKLLGHPYRLVLDFERIGYGFDPDALSFNGLVSTMRYGDMSEDASRIIFELDKPFEVVELSTGSADGLYRLIIDVRRADQETFQAAMLDTMATSSIVARSTKSDRLGAIPLATSTGDGPFTIVLDAGHGGIDSGAVGVGGTREKDVVLKFARQMRAELEEVPGVRVVMTREDDIFIPLDERVRFARQHSADLFVSLHADSVRQSYVRGATVYTISDRASDSVAAEIAESENLSDSIAGIVREDERSPVTDILVDLARQETLGFSVQFARLAVSHISRTSRIINNPHRFAGFRVLRAPDVPSVLVELGYLSNREDEKLLNRPEWRAALAEELAAAVTEFAELSGRRLVAGTDAPAE
- a CDS encoding penicillin-binding protein 1A, which encodes MIRLLGYFFGIGLAAFLLVAAGVIIYIGDLAEELPDYEVLARYEPPVTTRMYSVDGQLMGEFARQRRLFLPIQAVPDRVKAAFLSAEDKNFYNHSGVDFLALARAMATNAEIVFTGGDRRLVGGSTITQQVAKNFLLSSDRTIDRKVKEALLSFRIEQAYSKDRILELYLNEIFFGAGSYGIAGAALTYFGKAVNELDLHEAAYLAALPKAPSNYHPFDDTEAALARRNWIIDRMVENGYVELEAAEIAKDQPLGVNFRRSGDFVFASEYFTEEVRQQIIERYGTDALYEGGLSVRTTLDPDMQDEARKALQDALVDFDRDWGWRGAVGQIDISGDWGPALGEFDLLRDVPDWTLAVVLATGEEGVQIGLRPDRKLEGGVVDDRAVGTIPAGDFEWAYRLRDDDGTRRAESMDEVISPGDVVYVSARTGEDAAEGTYSLQQVPEVSGALVAMDPNTGRVLAMAGGFSFYESQFNRATQAYRQPGSSFKPFVYAAALDNGYTPASVIMDAPISIVSGGEVWEPKNYDGSVAGPSTLRLGIERSRNLMTVRLAQDMGMQLVSEYAEQFGVYDDLSPVLAMALGAGETTVLRMVSAYAVLANGGRQIQPSMIDRIQDRYGKTVYKQDSRQCEGCDANQWLGQDEPQLVDTRDIVLDPMTAYQMTSMMEGVVQRGTATILRELGRPIAGKTGTTNDYKDAWFIGYTPNLVTGVFIGFDQPTPMGRGATGGGLAAPVFKTFMASVLEDRPMTDFKIPEGMTQIQIDRKTGMRAEGGDLIVEAFKPGTGPADSYFVIGADQVAIQAQQAERQREISPTAQQAIQSGSGGLF